One Dethiosulfovibrio salsuginis genomic window, CACCACAGCCCTCTGGGCTACGGACGTAACCTCAGGGTCGTTCATCGCCGACGGGTACCCGTGGCTGTAGTTAACCTCCGCCATACCACCTAGAGACTGGGCAACCCCCTCGGAGGTTCGCTTTATAAGCCGTTCCATAGTCTTTCTCACCGTCGGATCGAAGGTACGGACGGTGCCGTCGTAAGTAACCTTATCGGCCACTATGTTGTACCGGTCTCCGCCTTTTACGGTGCCTAAGGTCAACACCGCCCTATCGGAGGCTCCAACGCTCCGGGAAAGTATCGTCTGAAGGGCCATAACCACCGCTGATCCCACCACGACGGCGTCGATACCCATATCGGGCATAGAGGCATGACAGGCCTTGCCGTGAACCACTATCCCCAGCCGATCGGATGCCGCCGAGACCGCCCCTGTTTGTAGACCGATGATCCCGGTCTTCAAAGTGGGCCACACGTGGAGGCCTAGCATAGCGTCCACTTTAGGATTATCGAGCACTCCATCTTTTATCATGAAAGGAGCTCCACCGGTAGGGGAGTTCTCCTCCGCCGGTTGAAACACGAACTTTATCGTTCCATCGAAGCGGTCGGTCATCTCGGAGAGGACGTGAGCCGCCCCTAAAAGCACGGCGGTATGGGCATCGTGTCCGCAGGCGTGCATGACCCCATCGTTCTCGGAGGACCAAGGTAGGCCGGTGTTCTCCTGGATAGAAAGGGCGTCCATATCGGCCCTCAGACCAACGCACCTTCCAGGGCCTTTACCTTTAAGGATGCCGACGACGCCGTGGCCCCCGACACCAGTGTGGACCTCCGTGCCCAGACCTTTAAGGACATCGGCCACCAATGAGGCGGTCCTCTCCTCGTGATAGCTCAGTTCAGGATTACGGTGGATCTCCATCCTGTAAAATGTATATTTTTCCCTGAAACGCTCCTCCAAATTAGCTATAAGTTCTATCATTTTTACCCTCACCCTCGCTTCCATCTCTAAAAAGAGCAGGATATCTAGTTGATGTACTCCACCTTGAATATCATACCAGACTACCTAAGTTTTTTTACACGGGGCACGAATTTCACTGTTGTGAACGGTCTCAAATAATGGACACAAAGATTCATTTTTACGTCGATGCTATCTCAAGAAACACCTCATCCCCTGGAGAGGCCTCTCCCTGCTGTACAACCTTAAGAAAATATCCAACCTTAGGAAGAAGGCACCAGCCTCTGTAACCGTAGGAGTGGGGCTCTCCGGGCCTCTTACCTTTCTCAATAACCTCCAGCCTCGCGGTCCCTATCTGGAGGATAGATCCTAAAGGGATCTCCTCGGGGAGTCCGGCCACCGTAAGGTTTTCCGCGAGACATCCGACGGGAAACTCGAACCCCGCCTCCCTCTCTGCCTCCTTGACGTCCTCCTCCCGGAGAAGGCTCACCTCCCTATCGGAAAAGC contains:
- a CDS encoding M20 metallopeptidase family protein, with the translated sequence MIELIANLEERFREKYTFYRMEIHRNPELSYHEERTASLVADVLKGLGTEVHTGVGGHGVVGILKGKGPGRCVGLRADMDALSIQENTGLPWSSENDGVMHACGHDAHTAVLLGAAHVLSEMTDRFDGTIKFVFQPAEENSPTGGAPFMIKDGVLDNPKVDAMLGLHVWPTLKTGIIGLQTGAVSAASDRLGIVVHGKACHASMPDMGIDAVVVGSAVVMALQTILSRSVGASDRAVLTLGTVKGGDRYNIVADKVTYDGTVRTFDPTVRKTMERLIKRTSEGVAQSLGGMAEVNYSHGYPSAMNDPEVTSVAQRAVVEVLGEKGLLSDLPVHPGGEDFAFFAEKVPSAFAWLGCCPEDVDFEDMPPLHNEKFLPDERALPIGVRFMVAGALEMLKGEER
- a CDS encoding MOSC domain-containing protein; translation: MAILRALCVSDERCNVKVPLKFGRFLFGGLKGDAHFGFSDREVSLLREEDVKEAEREAGFEFPVGCLAENLTVAGLPEEIPLGSILQIGTARLEVIEKGKRPGEPHSYGYRGWCLLPKVGYFLKVVQQGEASPGDEVFLEIAST